The Lactobacillus sp. CBA3605 genome contains a region encoding:
- a CDS encoding Nramp family divalent metal transporter: MSEENKGNGQKHKLIEYANGPSLEEINGTIEVPKNLGFWKMLFAYSGPGALVAVGYMDPGNWSTSITGGQNFQYLLMSVILMSSLIAMLLQYMAAKLGIVSQMDLAQAIRARTSKALGIVLWILTELAIMATDIAEVIGAAIALYLLFHIPLIIAVFITVFDVLLLLLLTKIGFRKIEAIVVCLILVILLVFAYQVALSNPDWGGVLKGLIPTTDTFSTSHAVGGMTPLSGALGIIGATVMPHNLYLHSAISQTRKVDHKNENAVAQTIRFTTWDSNIQLSFAFVVNSLLLIMGVAVFKTGAVKDPSFFGLFDALSNTAMLSNPVLIGVAKSGVLSVLFAVALLASGQNATITGTLTGQVIMEGFVHMRMPLWLRRLVTRLISVIPVIICVLMTSGKSAIAEHTALNTLMNNSQVFLAFALPFSMLPLLMLTDSRSEMGDRFKNAIWVKLFGWLSVIGLTFLNLIGLPDAILAFFGDNPSAGAQDVATMISYILIAAILALLVWATYDLHRGNKAYAAKLALDTTDKIKN; this comes from the coding sequence CCAAAAAATCTAGGATTTTGGAAAATGTTATTTGCGTATTCAGGTCCTGGTGCATTAGTTGCGGTTGGTTACATGGATCCCGGCAACTGGTCAACTTCAATTACCGGTGGACAAAATTTCCAATATCTACTTATGTCTGTCATCTTGATGTCAAGTTTGATTGCGATGTTATTACAATACATGGCAGCTAAACTTGGAATCGTGAGTCAGATGGATTTGGCGCAAGCAATCCGCGCTCGAACCAGCAAAGCATTAGGAATTGTCCTTTGGATTTTAACCGAATTAGCCATTATGGCGACCGATATCGCCGAAGTTATTGGGGCTGCGATTGCCTTATATTTGTTATTTCATATTCCATTAATCATTGCGGTCTTTATTACCGTATTTGATGTCTTATTATTGCTATTATTAACGAAAATTGGCTTCCGAAAAATTGAAGCTATCGTCGTTTGTTTGATTTTAGTTATTTTGTTGGTATTTGCTTATCAAGTGGCCCTCTCCAATCCTGATTGGGGTGGCGTTTTGAAGGGCTTAATTCCAACGACCGACACTTTTTCAACTAGTCACGCCGTTGGTGGTATGACCCCCTTATCTGGGGCCTTAGGAATTATCGGGGCCACCGTCATGCCGCATAATTTATATTTACATTCCGCCATTTCACAGACACGAAAAGTTGATCACAAAAATGAAAATGCGGTTGCTCAAACCATTAGATTTACAACTTGGGATTCCAATATTCAGTTGTCATTTGCATTTGTCGTTAACTCATTGTTACTCATCATGGGTGTGGCTGTTTTCAAAACTGGCGCAGTTAAAGACCCCTCATTCTTCGGGCTCTTTGATGCGTTATCCAACACTGCCATGTTGAGTAACCCCGTTTTAATCGGTGTTGCTAAATCCGGCGTTTTATCCGTTCTATTTGCAGTTGCCTTGTTAGCTTCCGGTCAAAATGCAACCATTACGGGGACCTTAACTGGGCAAGTTATCATGGAAGGCTTCGTGCACATGCGGATGCCACTCTGGTTACGGCGTTTAGTTACTCGGTTAATCTCAGTAATTCCTGTCATCATCTGTGTCTTAATGACGAGTGGTAAGAGTGCCATTGCCGAGCATACTGCCTTGAATACGCTTATGAATAATTCGCAGGTCTTCTTAGCCTTTGCGCTCCCATTCTCGATGCTACCGTTATTAATGCTGACAGACAGTCGTTCTGAAATGGGTGATCGGTTTAAGAATGCCATTTGGGTCAAATTATTCGGCTGGTTATCCGTTATTGGCCTAACCTTCTTAAACTTAATCGGTTTACCAGATGCAATTCTAGCTTTCTTCGGTGACAACCCTTCGGCTGGTGCTCAAGATGTCGCTACAATGATTTCTTACATTTTAATTGCCGCTATTCTAGCTTTGCTGGTCTGGGCTACCTATGATTTACATCGTGGTAATAAAGCCTATGCCGCTAAGTTAGCGTTAGACACTACTGATAAGATTAAAAACTAA
- a CDS encoding universal stress protein, giving the protein MEAKFKRILVGVDDSADAMLAFDYAIQRAKATSAELVIVSILENNDMNVYEALNKDFVHGERSALEQHLLKYKQQAQAAGVDLVSTLIAEGEPGETIVKKVIPQVKPDILIIGSEAKKGLARHFGSQAAYMAKYSPISVLVIR; this is encoded by the coding sequence ATGGAAGCTAAATTTAAACGAATTTTGGTCGGTGTTGATGATTCTGCCGATGCCATGCTTGCTTTTGACTATGCGATTCAACGTGCAAAAGCAACCAGCGCTGAATTAGTCATTGTTTCAATTCTTGAAAATAACGATATGAACGTTTACGAAGCATTAAACAAGGATTTCGTTCACGGTGAACGTTCGGCATTAGAACAACACCTGCTAAAATACAAACAACAAGCTCAGGCTGCCGGGGTAGATCTCGTTAGCACGTTAATCGCTGAAGGCGAACCTGGTGAAACGATTGTTAAGAAGGTCATTCCGCAGGTCAAACCTGATATTTTAATTATCGGTTCCGAAGCTAAGAAAGGCCTTGCTCGTCATTTTGGTAGCCAAGCTGCTTACATGGCAAAGTATTCACCAATTTCAGTATTAGTTATTCGATAA
- a CDS encoding class I SAM-dependent methyltransferase, which translates to MKDVRRYGIETPWLPVMSFFAIIFWGAYDYFNWGTVNAAIDIFIGLLILVENVFFWYTAIRGKYVIYDQLVQQIPLDSAGQVLDLGCGQGALLARIAKQLTNASHVTGIDSWHRGTPAATQKNLDELGVADRTTLVIGKLTTLPFETNQFDVIVSGFALHKIKNNQQREQAVHEAIRVLKPGGQLLIVDTDYRATQYRDVFRSENVQIAESKLLGINGWWAGPFKMSYLVRGVKAK; encoded by the coding sequence ATGAAGGATGTTAGACGTTATGGGATTGAGACACCTTGGTTACCAGTGATGTCTTTTTTTGCAATAATTTTTTGGGGTGCTTATGATTATTTTAATTGGGGAACTGTTAATGCCGCAATTGATATTTTCATAGGGTTGTTGATATTAGTAGAGAATGTTTTCTTCTGGTACACTGCAATTCGGGGGAAATATGTGATTTATGACCAGTTAGTTCAGCAAATTCCCTTGGATTCTGCAGGACAAGTTTTAGATTTGGGTTGTGGTCAGGGGGCTTTGTTAGCCCGAATCGCTAAGCAATTAACGAATGCGAGCCACGTAACTGGGATTGATTCGTGGCATCGGGGTACGCCAGCGGCAACGCAAAAAAATCTTGATGAGTTAGGGGTCGCAGATCGGACCACCTTAGTGATTGGGAAATTAACGACATTACCATTTGAAACCAACCAGTTCGATGTGATTGTAAGTGGTTTTGCCTTGCATAAAATTAAAAACAATCAACAACGCGAACAAGCTGTGCATGAAGCGATTCGGGTCTTAAAGCCGGGGGGCCAATTGCTAATTGTGGATACTGATTATCGGGCAACCCAGTATCGAGATGTTTTTCGAAGTGAAAATGTTCAGATTGCTGAATCTAAGCTACTAGGTATCAACGGCTGGTGGGCAGGCCCGTTTAAGATGAGCTACCTGGTGCGTGGTGTTAAAGCGAAATAA
- a CDS encoding catalase, whose product MGKKLTNAAGQAWSDNEHSLTAGVRGPVLIQDYNLLEKLAHFDRERIPERVVHAKGAGAKGYFELTKDMHAYTKAKIFTEVGKKVPMLARFSQVAGESGYADTVRDVRGYALRFYTDEGNYDIVGNNTPVFFINDPLKFPDFIHSQKRDPKTHERSQDMQWDFWAHSPESVHQVTILMGDRGLPASYREMNGYGSHTYKWVNDQGEAYWVKYHFITKQGIKNLSNEVAAKVAGENPDFLQADLFNAIEQKNYPSWDVCVQVLPYEAGLNYKYDIFDVTQVVSKKDYPLIKIGTYTLNANPENYFEGVEEAAFSPANMVPGIEPSLDKLLQGRLFAYKDAARYRLGANYEQLPVNRPKHQPANYERDGFMQTANDGDAVNYEPNSKDGPVEDPAGRIKPYAVSGEAGHYAYNTDYGLPAGKLFRLMAKNEQARLVETIVTNLGQVKDRQVKVLEAAQFYEADHIYGELVAKGLGIDVDEIKAYPF is encoded by the coding sequence TTGGGGAAGAAATTAACAAATGCAGCTGGTCAAGCGTGGAGCGATAATGAGCATTCATTAACTGCGGGGGTACGAGGACCGGTTCTAATTCAAGACTATAATTTATTAGAAAAATTGGCCCATTTTGATCGTGAACGGATTCCAGAACGGGTTGTCCATGCTAAAGGTGCGGGTGCCAAAGGTTACTTTGAGTTAACCAAAGACATGCATGCCTATACCAAGGCTAAAATTTTTACGGAGGTTGGAAAAAAAGTGCCGATGTTGGCGCGTTTTTCACAGGTAGCGGGAGAAAGTGGATACGCTGATACGGTGCGCGATGTGCGTGGCTATGCGTTGAGATTCTATACGGATGAAGGCAATTATGATATTGTCGGTAACAACACGCCAGTCTTTTTCATTAATGATCCGTTGAAATTTCCAGATTTTATTCATTCTCAAAAACGTGACCCTAAGACTCATGAACGTTCACAAGATATGCAATGGGACTTTTGGGCGCACTCGCCAGAATCCGTGCACCAAGTCACCATTTTAATGGGAGACCGTGGGCTTCCAGCCTCTTATCGGGAAATGAACGGCTATGGCTCGCATACTTATAAATGGGTGAATGATCAGGGTGAAGCTTACTGGGTCAAATACCACTTTATTACCAAGCAAGGTATTAAGAATTTGAGTAATGAAGTAGCGGCTAAAGTGGCTGGTGAAAATCCTGATTTTCTGCAGGCCGATTTATTTAATGCAATTGAACAAAAAAATTATCCAAGTTGGGATGTCTGTGTTCAGGTTCTGCCATATGAAGCCGGGCTTAATTATAAATATGATATTTTTGATGTGACTCAAGTGGTCTCTAAAAAAGATTATCCACTCATTAAAATTGGAACCTATACCTTAAATGCCAATCCTGAGAATTACTTTGAAGGTGTTGAAGAAGCGGCTTTTTCACCAGCTAACATGGTGCCAGGGATTGAACCGTCACTTGATAAACTCTTACAAGGACGCCTTTTTGCCTACAAAGACGCGGCGCGTTATCGCTTAGGTGCAAACTATGAACAACTCCCTGTCAATCGGCCCAAGCATCAGCCTGCCAATTATGAACGTGATGGGTTTATGCAAACGGCGAATGATGGTGATGCGGTCAACTATGAACCAAATAGTAAAGATGGTCCGGTAGAGGATCCAGCTGGTCGGATTAAACCGTATGCAGTTAGCGGTGAAGCCGGGCACTATGCGTACAATACTGACTATGGTCTCCCTGCTGGCAAGCTCTTCCGGCTAATGGCTAAAAATGAACAAGCCCGGTTGGTTGAGACGATTGTGACAAACCTGGGCCAAGTTAAGGATCGGCAGGTCAAGGTTTTGGAAGCAGCCCAATTTTATGAAGCTGACCATATCTATGGCGAATTAGTTGCTAAAGGATTGGGAATTGACGTTGATGAAATTAAAGCTTATCCATTTTAA
- a CDS encoding NADPH-dependent F420 reductase, producing MAKVTMIGKGNMGQAIGDVFKQGGNQVTYLGHDDAVTDLGDIVVLAVPYPAAISIAKANQAALAHKVVVDITNPLNYETWDELVVPADGSAAAEIAALLPASQVVKAFNTTFAATLQSRKVGTATTTVLAASDSDTAKQQLATALTDSGVVFVDAGSLKRAREMESIGFLQMTLAANEKIGWTGGFGLMK from the coding sequence ATGGCAAAGGTAACGATGATTGGTAAGGGCAATATGGGGCAAGCGATTGGCGATGTCTTTAAGCAGGGTGGCAACCAAGTGACGTATTTGGGTCATGATGATGCGGTCACTGACTTAGGCGATATCGTGGTTTTGGCGGTACCATATCCAGCAGCAATTAGTATTGCAAAAGCGAACCAAGCGGCTTTAGCGCATAAAGTGGTGGTTGATATTACGAATCCCTTGAATTATGAGACTTGGGATGAATTAGTCGTGCCAGCAGATGGTTCGGCTGCTGCTGAAATTGCCGCTTTATTGCCAGCATCACAAGTGGTAAAAGCCTTCAATACGACCTTTGCAGCGACTTTACAAAGTCGTAAAGTCGGCACTGCTACCACCACGGTATTGGCAGCTAGTGATTCTGACACCGCCAAGCAACAATTAGCTACCGCTTTAACGGATAGTGGCGTGGTTTTTGTTGACGCAGGTTCACTTAAACGTGCCCGTGAAATGGAAAGTATCGGCTTTTTGCAAATGACACTTGCAGCCAATGAAAAGATTGGTTGGACCGGTGGTTTTGGTTTAATGAAGTAG
- the tnpA gene encoding IS200/IS605 family transposase, translated as MANKLNSLAHTKWLCKYHIVFTPKYRRKIIYNQYRRDLQEDIRLLCQYKGVKILEGHMMPDHVHLLVSIPPKLSVSSFMGYLKGKSALMMFDQHANLKYKFGNRHFWSVGYYVSTVGLNEATIKKYIRDQEKHDQAEDRLSVREYEDPFKGHGK; from the coding sequence ATGGCGAATAAGCTAAATAGTCTTGCGCATACCAAATGGCTGTGCAAGTACCATATTGTATTCACTCCAAAGTATAGGAGAAAAATAATTTATAATCAATATCGACGTGATTTGCAAGAAGATATTCGATTACTATGCCAATACAAAGGCGTAAAAATTTTGGAAGGCCATATGATGCCGGACCATGTGCATTTATTGGTAAGTATCCCACCGAAGCTGAGTGTATCAAGTTTCATGGGGTATTTGAAAGGTAAATCGGCATTGATGATGTTTGATCAGCATGCAAATTTAAAATATAAATTTGGAAATCGACATTTCTGGTCAGTTGGTTATTATGTCAGCACAGTTGGATTGAATGAGGCAACCATCAAGAAGTATATCCGTGATCAGGAGAAACATGATCAGGCGGAGGATCGCTTGAGCGTTCGGGAATATGAGGACCCTTTTAAGGGTCACGGTAAGTAA
- a CDS encoding SDR family oxidoreductase, with amino-acid sequence MKLENQTILVTGATSGIGLAFATRLLAMNNQVIIAGHSAANLADTLASHPGMKGVVVDMGNPDDVERMVRDLSRDYPDLSIVLNSAGIMRQFDLFDQSISLTDLTAEVQTNLKGTIFLTKAILPLLNRQPEAMIVNMSSVLSLMSGADSPVHSASKAGIHMYTDALREQVRAHHANIYVLEMIPSLVSGTKVIGQYGNTLSSRMIRTTLDKVVNAGIKGMERNRSHVDVGFTKLLRQFMKVMPNQITHIWGQSTLKIFLDRRANQK; translated from the coding sequence ATGAAATTAGAAAACCAGACCATTTTAGTAACCGGTGCCACTTCAGGCATTGGATTGGCATTTGCAACCCGCTTACTTGCGATGAATAATCAGGTCATCATTGCTGGCCACTCAGCCGCAAATTTAGCGGATACCTTGGCGAGCCACCCTGGTATGAAGGGTGTCGTCGTTGATATGGGTAACCCCGACGATGTTGAACGGATGGTCAGAGACCTTTCCCGTGATTACCCGGACTTATCCATCGTGCTTAACTCCGCAGGCATAATGCGACAATTTGATTTGTTTGACCAATCGATTTCCTTAACGGATCTGACTGCAGAGGTACAAACCAACCTCAAAGGGACAATCTTCTTGACGAAAGCCATCCTGCCCCTGCTAAATCGCCAACCCGAAGCCATGATTGTCAACATGAGTTCAGTGCTCTCACTTATGTCTGGGGCTGACTCACCCGTTCACTCGGCCTCTAAAGCTGGGATTCATATGTACACGGATGCGCTTAGAGAACAGGTGCGAGCTCATCACGCCAATATTTACGTATTAGAAATGATTCCATCTTTGGTTAGTGGGACCAAAGTGATTGGTCAATATGGCAACACACTGTCATCACGAATGATTCGTACCACCTTGGATAAGGTTGTAAACGCTGGAATCAAAGGAATGGAAAGAAACCGATCACACGTTGACGTCGGGTTCACCAAGCTATTGCGTCAATTCATGAAAGTGATGCCAAACCAGATTACCCATATTTGGGGCCAATCCACCTTGAAAATTTTTCTTGACCGGCGAGCGAACCAGAAATAA
- a CDS encoding TetR/AcrR family transcriptional regulator: protein MRKVSDELILQTAEWLAERDSNVTLATIGQKLGVSHAALYRYFKNKDELWTAVMQRWFKREILEKITLAKSYPMAKMALKDWLQQFSAYKKTLYTENSCLAQRNIQYIDNRIPSLQVVLQPAYAEINRLMDYPPGQYAKAEAILAVFTVFLLPDFKETWDYPDYKERFETFWQLIEPGL from the coding sequence ATGCGAAAAGTCAGCGATGAATTAATCCTGCAAACGGCAGAATGGTTGGCTGAGCGGGATAGCAATGTGACCTTGGCTACCATCGGCCAGAAATTAGGCGTTAGTCACGCTGCCCTTTACCGTTATTTTAAAAATAAGGACGAACTTTGGACGGCAGTGATGCAGCGGTGGTTCAAACGTGAAATTCTGGAAAAGATAACTTTAGCTAAAAGTTACCCGATGGCTAAAATGGCGTTGAAGGATTGGCTGCAGCAATTTTCCGCCTACAAAAAGACACTGTATACTGAAAATTCATGTTTGGCCCAGCGCAATATCCAGTACATTGATAACCGGATCCCGAGCCTTCAGGTGGTCTTGCAGCCGGCGTATGCTGAAATTAATCGGTTGATGGATTATCCGCCAGGGCAGTATGCTAAGGCCGAAGCGATTTTAGCAGTGTTTACTGTCTTCTTATTGCCAGACTTTAAAGAGACTTGGGATTATCCTGACTATAAGGAGCGGTTTGAGACATTCTGGCAGTTGATTGAACCAGGGTTATAG
- a CDS encoding NADP-dependent oxidoreductase, with product MKAAQLEKYAKNYQLVVNNIPIPAINENEVLVRVKVAAVNPLENLIGSGSLRLLQNYSLPQTMGNEITGIVEKIGSNVRAINVGDKVYSRLPMQTIGGFAEYVAVDANAISLLPANLDFVSGAAAALTGLTAYQGLREELKAKSGQTVFIPGGSGSFGQMAIPIAKNMGLTVIVSGSAAAKERTLAIGADQYLDFKRENYWEVLKDVDFVIDTRGPNEIDHELSIIKPGGRLLSLIAGPNKRFAVDHHLSWMKRMLFGFAGRKFDKQAAEKDVEYHFIFVRSSGTQLAALTKIIEANRIIPAIDATEFHIEDINEAIKLVTSGHPKGKVVIKF from the coding sequence TTGAAAGCAGCTCAATTAGAAAAATACGCAAAAAATTATCAGTTGGTCGTTAATAATATTCCAATCCCGGCTATCAATGAAAATGAGGTGTTAGTAAGGGTTAAAGTTGCAGCGGTTAATCCTTTGGAAAATCTCATTGGATCCGGAAGCCTTAGGTTGTTGCAAAATTATTCATTGCCACAGACAATGGGGAATGAAATCACTGGAATTGTTGAAAAAATTGGGTCAAATGTTAGGGCAATCAATGTAGGTGATAAGGTATATTCTCGCCTACCGATGCAGACAATTGGCGGTTTTGCCGAGTACGTCGCCGTGGATGCTAACGCCATCAGTCTTTTGCCAGCTAATCTAGATTTTGTTTCTGGTGCGGCGGCTGCTTTAACCGGTTTAACCGCATATCAAGGCCTGCGTGAGGAACTGAAGGCTAAATCTGGTCAAACCGTGTTTATTCCCGGAGGGTCAGGTTCATTTGGTCAAATGGCAATCCCAATTGCAAAGAATATGGGGCTAACCGTTATCGTTAGTGGTAGCGCGGCAGCAAAAGAACGGACATTAGCGATTGGTGCAGATCAATATCTTGATTTTAAAAGAGAAAATTATTGGGAAGTGCTAAAAGACGTCGATTTTGTAATTGATACTCGGGGGCCTAATGAAATTGATCATGAATTGTCAATCATCAAACCGGGTGGCCGGTTATTGTCACTGATAGCGGGGCCGAATAAACGATTTGCAGTTGATCATCATCTTTCTTGGATGAAAAGAATGCTATTTGGTTTTGCTGGTAGAAAATTCGATAAGCAGGCTGCTGAGAAAGACGTTGAGTACCATTTCATATTTGTCCGGAGTAGTGGTACGCAGTTAGCAGCGCTCACCAAAATTATTGAAGCTAACCGTATTATTCCGGCCATTGATGCCACTGAATTTCACATTGAAGATATTAACGAAGCAATCAAATTAGTCACTAGTGGTCATCCCAAGGGCAAGGTTGTTATCAAGTTTTGA